A genome region from Candidatus Methylomirabilota bacterium includes the following:
- a CDS encoding TVP38/TMEM64 family protein, which yields MCAYFAWLVWTDAPAYRFAYRLFHDNQYMKEKLVEWGALAPLIFILIQALQVVIAPIPGEVTGILGGFVFGQWMGLVYSTIGLTAGSLLAFALGRWLGDAYVRHLVSEETWNKLGFIVEAEGTILCFIIYLIPGLPKDIVCYLFGLSPMPFWVFAVVSTLGRIPGTWVLSAQGAQTATGHYIEVALLTAAVAALAVPAYYYRHRIVAWFEGRTQDDEAQDGENTQDQGGKPGKKRRKRRRRRGAGS from the coding sequence CCCGCGTACCGCTTCGCCTACCGCCTGTTCCACGACAACCAGTACATGAAGGAGAAGCTGGTCGAGTGGGGAGCGCTGGCGCCCCTCATCTTCATCCTGATCCAGGCCTTGCAGGTCGTCATCGCGCCCATCCCCGGCGAGGTGACCGGCATTCTCGGCGGTTTCGTCTTCGGTCAGTGGATGGGGCTCGTCTATTCGACGATCGGGCTCACGGCGGGCTCGCTCCTGGCGTTCGCGCTCGGCCGGTGGCTGGGCGACGCCTACGTGCGGCACCTCGTCAGCGAGGAGACGTGGAACAAGCTCGGGTTCATTGTGGAGGCCGAGGGCACGATTCTCTGCTTCATCATCTACCTCATCCCGGGGCTGCCCAAGGACATCGTCTGCTATCTCTTCGGGCTGTCCCCCATGCCCTTCTGGGTCTTTGCCGTGGTCTCGACGCTCGGCCGCATCCCCGGCACCTGGGTGCTGTCGGCCCAGGGGGCCCAGACCGCCACGGGGCACTATATAGAGGTAGCCCTCCTGACGGCGGCCGTCGCCGCTCTCGCCGTGCCGGCCTACTACTATCGCCACCGCATCGTGGCCTGGTTCGAGGGACGGACCCAGGATGACGAAGCGCAGGACGGGGAGAACACGCAGGATCAGGGCGGCAAGCCGGGTAAGAAGCGGCGCAAGCGCCGTCGGCGGCGCGGAGCGGGCTCCTGA